One Parasphingorhabdus cellanae genomic region harbors:
- a CDS encoding 3-hydroxyacyl-CoA dehydrogenase NAD-binding domain-containing protein: MTYETLTVDIDSDGIALVTIDLPGQSMNVWNEGLMTDFPKFVDELISNDDIKGAVITSGKKSGFLAGADLNMLGSSKAETMKEAFDQAWQLNSVLRKMETGGNSAKDLLKGKAHAKPVACALNGLALGGGLELALACHYRVCADNPKLQLGLPEVQVGLLPGGGGTQRLPRLAGLQAAGMAIMMGQPMNPQAALAQKIVDEVVPADEVVAKAKAWVKANPKASAPWDKKGWKFPGGAGSMDPRAVPLYLGSSAMALKQSKGNYEAVKAILSCLYEGSMLPIDTALRVESKYFTKLLSGPQSKNMIRTLFVNKQAAEKGAARPKDVPASDLKTVGVLGAGLMGSGITHVTAKGGMNVIVLDRNMEEAQKAIDYSQKIVDKGVKRGKMSQEKADAFMARITPTDNYDDLKDVDLIIEAVFERPDVKADVIKKTEAVIGKDVVFASNTSTLPITGLAKNSERPDQFIGMHFFSPVEKMPLLEIIPGDETGDKALAVALDYNAKIRKTPIVVKDVRGFYTNRVFPPYANEAMLMVAEGVKPALIENAAIAMGMPIGPLAIVDETTLQLGYDIMTSTKEEMGDTYVSSGTEDLMELMVKKIDRRGRRFGGGFYEYSDDGSKKLWPGLSEHFPLAEEQPDVEEVKQRLMYIQLIATAQCFHEGVVSDPQSADLGAIFGWGFAPWTGGPMSHIDTMGVDNFVRTADNMAQKYGERFKPPMSFREKADAGESFYKAA, translated from the coding sequence ATGACTTACGAAACACTCACCGTCGATATTGACAGCGATGGCATTGCCCTTGTCACCATCGACCTTCCCGGCCAGTCGATGAACGTCTGGAATGAAGGCCTGATGACTGACTTCCCGAAATTCGTCGATGAACTGATTTCCAATGACGACATCAAAGGCGCCGTGATCACATCGGGCAAGAAATCCGGCTTCCTTGCCGGTGCCGATCTCAACATGCTCGGCTCTTCCAAGGCCGAAACCATGAAAGAGGCATTTGATCAGGCTTGGCAACTCAACAGCGTGCTCCGCAAGATGGAAACCGGCGGTAATAGTGCGAAGGACCTTCTGAAAGGCAAAGCCCACGCCAAGCCGGTTGCTTGCGCGCTTAACGGCCTCGCCCTCGGCGGCGGTCTCGAACTGGCGCTTGCTTGCCACTATCGCGTTTGCGCCGACAATCCGAAACTGCAACTTGGCCTGCCCGAAGTGCAAGTTGGTCTGCTGCCCGGTGGCGGCGGAACCCAGCGTCTGCCGCGTCTTGCCGGTTTGCAAGCGGCTGGTATGGCGATCATGATGGGTCAGCCGATGAACCCGCAGGCTGCGCTCGCACAAAAGATTGTTGATGAAGTCGTTCCTGCTGACGAAGTCGTCGCCAAGGCGAAAGCGTGGGTCAAAGCCAATCCCAAAGCATCTGCGCCTTGGGACAAGAAGGGCTGGAAATTCCCCGGAGGCGCTGGTTCCATGGATCCCCGCGCCGTGCCGCTGTACCTCGGTTCGTCGGCCATGGCGCTGAAACAGAGCAAGGGCAATTACGAAGCGGTCAAGGCGATCCTGTCCTGTCTCTATGAAGGTTCGATGTTACCCATCGACACCGCATTACGCGTCGAAAGCAAATATTTCACCAAACTGCTGAGCGGTCCGCAATCCAAGAACATGATCCGCACCTTGTTCGTGAATAAGCAGGCCGCCGAAAAAGGCGCCGCGCGTCCCAAGGACGTGCCGGCTTCCGACCTCAAAACTGTTGGCGTGCTGGGCGCAGGCCTGATGGGCTCGGGCATTACCCATGTGACAGCCAAGGGCGGCATGAATGTCATCGTCCTCGACCGTAATATGGAAGAGGCACAGAAGGCGATCGATTATAGTCAGAAGATTGTCGACAAGGGCGTGAAGCGTGGCAAGATGAGCCAAGAAAAAGCCGATGCTTTCATGGCGCGGATCACCCCGACCGATAATTATGACGATCTGAAAGATGTCGACCTGATCATCGAAGCGGTATTTGAACGCCCCGATGTCAAAGCCGACGTGATCAAGAAAACCGAAGCAGTCATCGGCAAGGATGTGGTTTTCGCATCCAACACCTCGACGCTTCCGATTACCGGTCTCGCGAAAAACAGCGAGCGTCCCGATCAGTTTATCGGCATGCACTTTTTCTCACCGGTTGAGAAAATGCCCCTGCTGGAAATCATTCCCGGCGACGAAACCGGCGACAAGGCATTGGCCGTGGCGCTCGATTATAATGCCAAGATCCGCAAAACGCCGATTGTGGTCAAGGATGTGCGCGGTTTCTACACCAACCGTGTGTTCCCGCCTTATGCCAATGAGGCAATGCTGATGGTTGCCGAAGGCGTCAAACCCGCACTGATCGAAAATGCGGCCATTGCCATGGGCATGCCGATTGGCCCGCTCGCCATTGTCGATGAGACGACCCTGCAACTGGGTTACGACATCATGACGTCAACCAAGGAAGAAATGGGCGACACCTATGTTTCCAGCGGGACAGAGGATCTGATGGAATTGATGGTCAAGAAGATTGACCGTCGCGGACGCCGCTTTGGTGGTGGTTTCTACGAATATAGCGATGATGGTTCCAAGAAATTATGGCCTGGTCTCAGCGAGCATTTCCCGCTGGCAGAAGAACAGCCCGATGTTGAGGAAGTCAAACAGCGGTTAATGTACATCCAGCTGATCGCGACGGCCCAATGTTTCCACGAGGGCGTTGTGTCCGATCCGCAATCTGCTGATCTCGGCGCGATCTTCGGTTGGGGCTTTGCGCCATGGACCGGCGGCCCGATGAGCCATATCGATACGATGGGCGTCGATAATTTCGTGCGCACCGCCGACAATATGGCCCAGAAATATGGCGAGCGGTTCAAACCGCCGATGAGCTTCCGCGAAAAAGCGGATGCGGGTGAGAGCTTTTACAAAGCGGCCTAA
- a CDS encoding acyclic terpene utilization AtuA family protein yields the protein MTADKIIRIGGASGFWGESDMAVPQFLQAAENGQKLDYIVFDYLAEITMSIMARARARAKNPDMGYATDFVAAVIKPHIGAIAKQGIKLISNAGGTNPVACAAAVGAVIAEAGLDLKVAVITGDDLTSRAADFADAREMFSGEAFPAPENIASINAYLGAFPIATALNQGADIVITGRCVDSAVTLGACIHEFGWSADDLNQLSGASLAGHILECGPQATGGNFTDWESVAGSMDNAGYPIAEIAADGSFIATKPESTGGIVNIGTIGEQMLYEIGDPQAYMLPDVICDFSAVALEQVSEDRVSVTGARGHAAPDRYKTCATYSDGWKMVAPFFFIGMDAKKKAESFAANALKRTRAKLRASNAGDFDEVLIETLGDDSHFGAFGQAAETRELVLKIGVKHRDPKATMLLLKEATGMGLATPPGLALFAGGRPKPSPVVRLFSLLVPKSEASISVTVGNDGQEFTETKGTTFDAAGIQRPDPPALPVGDGPMTQVPLIDLAWGRSGDKGDKSNIGILPRDKSYAPYIWAALGEDIVRERFAHFLTQPDDPASVERFYMPGTGAINFLLHDILGGGGVASMRNDPQGKSYAQILLAAPVSIPQSLQSSLAKAL from the coding sequence ATGACGGCTGACAAAATCATTCGCATCGGCGGGGCCAGCGGCTTCTGGGGCGAATCCGATATGGCGGTGCCGCAATTTTTGCAGGCGGCGGAAAACGGGCAAAAGCTAGACTATATTGTTTTCGATTATCTCGCCGAAATTACCATGTCGATCATGGCGCGGGCGCGGGCGCGGGCCAAAAATCCCGACATGGGCTATGCGACCGATTTTGTCGCTGCGGTGATCAAGCCACATATTGGTGCCATCGCGAAACAGGGCATCAAGTTGATCTCCAACGCCGGCGGGACCAATCCCGTCGCTTGTGCGGCGGCTGTTGGCGCTGTCATTGCCGAGGCCGGGCTCGATCTGAAAGTCGCGGTTATTACCGGCGATGATCTCACGTCTCGCGCAGCCGATTTTGCGGACGCCCGTGAGATGTTTTCAGGCGAAGCTTTTCCCGCTCCGGAAAATATTGCCAGCATCAATGCCTATTTGGGCGCCTTCCCAATCGCTACCGCCCTCAATCAGGGGGCCGATATTGTCATCACCGGCCGCTGCGTTGACAGCGCCGTTACACTTGGCGCCTGCATCCATGAATTTGGCTGGAGCGCGGATGATCTCAACCAGCTATCCGGTGCCAGCTTGGCCGGACATATATTGGAATGCGGGCCACAAGCAACCGGTGGCAATTTCACCGACTGGGAAAGCGTGGCGGGCAGTATGGACAATGCCGGCTATCCGATTGCGGAAATTGCCGCCGATGGCAGCTTCATTGCGACCAAGCCGGAAAGCACGGGCGGGATCGTCAATATCGGCACGATCGGCGAGCAGATGCTCTATGAAATTGGCGATCCGCAAGCCTATATGCTGCCAGACGTCATCTGTGATTTCAGCGCCGTGGCACTGGAACAGGTCAGCGAGGACCGCGTATCGGTTACCGGCGCACGCGGCCACGCAGCGCCTGATAGGTATAAGACCTGCGCCACCTATTCCGATGGCTGGAAGATGGTCGCGCCGTTTTTCTTCATCGGCATGGACGCGAAAAAAAAGGCAGAGAGTTTTGCCGCCAATGCCCTGAAGCGCACGCGAGCGAAATTACGCGCCTCCAATGCTGGTGATTTTGATGAGGTGCTGATCGAAACACTGGGCGATGACAGCCATTTCGGGGCCTTTGGGCAGGCAGCTGAAACCCGTGAGCTGGTATTGAAAATCGGCGTCAAACATCGCGATCCCAAAGCGACCATGTTGCTGCTCAAAGAAGCAACCGGCATGGGCCTCGCGACGCCGCCGGGACTGGCGCTGTTCGCTGGTGGGAGACCCAAGCCCTCACCGGTGGTGCGGTTATTTTCGCTGCTGGTGCCAAAATCGGAAGCATCGATTTCGGTGACGGTTGGCAATGATGGTCAGGAATTTACCGAAACCAAAGGCACGACATTTGACGCTGCGGGGATCCAGCGACCAGACCCGCCTGCTCTGCCCGTTGGTGACGGACCCATGACACAAGTGCCGCTGATCGACCTCGCCTGGGGCCGGTCCGGAGACAAAGGTGACAAATCCAATATCGGCATTTTGCCGCGCGACAAGAGCTATGCGCCCTATATCTGGGCAGCGCTCGGCGAGGACATCGTGCGGGAACGCTTTGCCCATTTCCTGACGCAGCCCGATGATCCGGCCAGCGTGGAGCGTTTCTACATGCCCGGCACCGGCGCGATCAACTTCCTCCTCCATGATATTTTGGGCGGCGGCGGGGTTGCATCCATGCGCAATGATCCGCAGGGTAAAAGCTATGCCCAGATCCTGCTCGCCGCTCCCGTTTCCATACCGCAATCACTCCAGTCCTCTTTGGCTAAGGCGCTCTGA
- a CDS encoding acyl-CoA carboxylase subunit beta produces MPQFKSKISTSSDSFAQNRKDMLTLIEHLRSLEKRAVEASEKRRPTFEKRGQLTPHERLTRLLDPGMPFLRLYNMANYLVEDDNPDTSIPGGSVILGIGFVKGVRCMIWVDDSGIRAGAATTGGWDASKGAQKMAQELKLPFIHLVESAGANLMEYKVELWAYGGMLFRNLAWLSAAGIPTMVVLHGPSTAGGAYMPGMSDYVIGVRDNGMAALGGAALVHAATGEVADDRELGGTEMHASTTGSVEYLADDDAHGIEIARDTMGRIDWNKNTAPIRQNDYAEPVYDIDEIAGIVPTDYTIPYDVREVAARIVDGSDFEEFKSRYGPGTVCMQASIMGHAVGLIGNNGPFDPEAAAKATHFFQLCDQSELPIIFLNNTTGYIVGKESEHKGMIKLGSKMIQAVSNVRVPKLSLYIGASFGAGNYGMSGVAFEPDFLFSWPNAKTGVMAGASAANTMSHVAKVQAQRKGVEPDEEAIAKQNQRIRDIFEAQESAFFTSGRVLDNGVIDPRDTRKVLGFALETIFESQNRTLHPNAFGVARI; encoded by the coding sequence ATGCCCCAGTTTAAATCGAAAATATCCACCAGCTCCGACAGCTTTGCCCAGAACCGCAAGGATATGCTAACGCTGATCGAGCATCTGCGTAGTCTGGAGAAGCGGGCTGTTGAAGCATCAGAGAAACGCCGCCCGACTTTTGAAAAACGCGGCCAGCTGACCCCGCATGAGCGGCTGACGCGCTTACTCGACCCCGGCATGCCGTTTTTGCGGCTGTATAATATGGCCAATTATCTCGTCGAAGATGATAATCCCGACACCAGCATTCCGGGCGGCAGCGTGATCCTTGGCATCGGCTTTGTCAAAGGCGTCCGCTGCATGATCTGGGTCGATGACAGTGGCATTCGCGCGGGCGCCGCAACAACGGGTGGCTGGGATGCCAGTAAGGGCGCCCAGAAAATGGCGCAGGAACTGAAGCTGCCCTTCATCCACCTGGTTGAAAGCGCGGGCGCAAACCTGATGGAGTACAAAGTCGAGCTATGGGCCTATGGCGGGATGCTGTTCCGCAACCTCGCCTGGCTGAGCGCAGCGGGCATTCCCACAATGGTCGTTTTGCACGGTCCGTCGACCGCAGGCGGCGCCTATATGCCCGGCATGTCCGACTATGTCATCGGCGTGCGCGACAATGGTATGGCGGCGCTGGGTGGCGCGGCGCTGGTTCATGCGGCGACCGGCGAAGTGGCCGATGATCGCGAACTGGGCGGAACCGAAATGCATGCGAGCACCACCGGCAGTGTCGAATATCTCGCGGATGATGATGCGCACGGTATCGAGATTGCCCGCGATACAATGGGGCGGATTGACTGGAACAAGAACACCGCACCGATCCGGCAGAACGACTATGCCGAACCCGTTTATGATATCGACGAAATTGCGGGCATCGTGCCGACGGACTATACCATTCCCTATGATGTCCGCGAAGTCGCGGCGCGGATTGTCGATGGATCGGACTTTGAGGAATTCAAAAGCCGCTATGGCCCCGGCACCGTCTGCATGCAGGCGAGCATCATGGGCCATGCGGTCGGACTGATCGGCAATAACGGCCCCTTCGATCCGGAAGCGGCGGCCAAGGCGACGCACTTCTTCCAGCTATGTGACCAGTCCGAACTGCCGATCATCTTCCTGAACAATACTACTGGCTATATTGTCGGCAAAGAGTCCGAGCATAAGGGCATGATCAAGCTGGGCAGCAAGATGATCCAGGCCGTGTCCAATGTCCGCGTGCCGAAATTGTCGCTCTATATCGGTGCCAGCTTCGGTGCCGGCAATTACGGCATGAGCGGCGTCGCTTTTGAACCGGATTTCCTGTTCTCATGGCCCAATGCGAAAACCGGTGTGATGGCAGGCGCCTCGGCCGCCAATACCATGAGCCATGTCGCGAAGGTGCAGGCCCAGCGTAAAGGCGTGGAACCGGATGAAGAAGCCATTGCCAAACAGAACCAGCGCATCCGGGATATTTTCGAAGCGCAGGAAAGCGCTTTCTTCACATCCGGCCGTGTGCTTGATAACGGTGTGATTGACCCGCGAGACACCCGCAAGGTGCTCGGCTTTGCGCTGGAGACAATATTTGAGTCGCAGAACCGCACGCTGCACCCCAATGCTTTCGGAGTGGCGCGGATATGA
- a CDS encoding enoyl-CoA hydratase/isomerase family protein gives MTNLPKTNTLELKLQQGWLTIWFNQPDNRNALSDALVADLATVLKGVRDDRTVRGITLRGRGGVFCAGADLKNFKENFQASGDRDATITMSMGAAEIFDLVNTAPQVVIVLIEGAAMAGGFGLSCCADVVICESGARFAMTETAIGVTPAQISPFVIQKLGYATGRRLMLTAARFDGTQAHELGFADFISDDVPGLEAIEMQLRKQVLGAAPGAVAATKELLGQIAGKPREEVIRLAAENFADRMVSDEAKEGVASFFEKRKPNWVVKPE, from the coding sequence ATGACGAACCTCCCTAAAACAAACACTCTCGAACTAAAACTCCAGCAGGGTTGGCTCACCATCTGGTTCAACCAGCCGGACAATCGCAATGCCCTGAGCGACGCCTTGGTGGCAGACTTAGCCACTGTATTAAAAGGCGTTCGCGATGACCGAACGGTCAGGGGCATCACCTTGCGTGGACGCGGCGGGGTGTTTTGTGCCGGTGCGGATTTGAAAAATTTCAAAGAGAATTTTCAGGCAAGTGGCGACCGCGACGCAACCATCACCATGTCGATGGGCGCTGCCGAAATATTCGACTTGGTCAATACCGCACCACAAGTGGTCATCGTCCTGATCGAGGGCGCAGCCATGGCGGGCGGCTTTGGCCTGTCCTGCTGCGCCGACGTGGTCATCTGCGAATCCGGTGCGCGTTTTGCGATGACCGAGACCGCGATCGGGGTGACCCCGGCACAGATATCGCCTTTCGTTATTCAAAAGCTTGGCTATGCCACCGGCCGCCGGTTGATGCTGACCGCTGCGCGCTTCGACGGCACGCAGGCGCATGAACTTGGCTTTGCCGATTTCATTTCGGATGATGTTCCCGGGCTTGAAGCCATCGAGATGCAGCTCAGGAAACAGGTGCTGGGTGCTGCACCGGGCGCTGTGGCCGCAACCAAGGAACTGCTTGGCCAGATCGCGGGCAAACCACGCGAAGAGGTCATCCGCCTCGCCGCCGAGAATTTTGCCGACCGAATGGTCAGCGACGAAGCCAAAGAGGGCGTCGCCTCCTTCTTTGAAAAGCGCAAACCCAATTGGGTCGTGAAGCCGGAATGA
- a CDS encoding acetyl/propionyl/methylcrotonyl-CoA carboxylase subunit alpha, whose translation MSKHISTLLVANRGEIACRVMRTAKAQGIRTVAVYSDADANAPHVHMADDAVRIGPAPVNESYLMIDTIIQAAKDSGADAIHPGYGFLSENAAFSQACADANIIFVGPPEKAIDVMGDKARSKRAMIAAGVPCVPGYQDDDQSDATLVAEAEKIGVPLMVKAAAGGGGRGMRLVHDQAEVPNAIKLARSEAENAFGNGELILEKAIIKPRHVEIQVFADSHGNTIHLGERDCSVQRRHQKVIEEAPCPVMTEELRAEMGVAAVEAARAVDYRGAGTVEFLLDQSGSFYFLEMNTRLQVEHPVTEEITGLDLVALQLKVAQGEPLDIAQDDVTLTGHAMEVRLYAEDPADDFLPSTGHIDLWKPSANARIDSGIATGGEVSPFYDSMVAKIITHGATREDARRQMAKALAETALFGPKTNRDFLIDALGKQDFADGQATTAFIAENYGEEGVDLGAHDYTTFAIAAVLQHKLRQQAAHKLALNVNPEMLDWSSTADLKTVTQYAKLAEATETDGIIHVHVRQPGHYHVDGAGQEAQVELLSITGDTAKLLVDGRTVEAIFHADGRHLHLALPDRSLSVTDMTGLSAMEDMAGGGTVVAPMHGLLLEILVEQGAAVSKGDKLAVLEAMKMQHEILAEIDGTVETVAAAAGNQIAADDLIMEITADEVSEEDDA comes from the coding sequence ATGAGCAAACACATATCTACCCTCCTTGTTGCCAATCGCGGCGAAATTGCCTGCCGGGTCATGCGCACCGCCAAAGCGCAGGGCATTAGAACTGTTGCGGTCTATTCCGATGCCGATGCCAATGCACCCCATGTTCATATGGCCGATGACGCGGTGCGCATTGGTCCTGCGCCGGTCAATGAATCCTATCTTATGATCGACACCATCATTCAGGCCGCCAAGGACAGCGGCGCGGACGCCATCCATCCCGGCTATGGCTTCCTGTCGGAAAATGCCGCTTTCTCGCAAGCCTGTGCCGATGCCAATATCATCTTTGTTGGGCCACCGGAAAAAGCCATTGATGTCATGGGTGACAAGGCACGATCCAAGCGCGCAATGATTGCGGCCGGTGTGCCTTGCGTCCCTGGCTATCAGGATGATGATCAATCCGATGCCACATTGGTTGCCGAAGCCGAGAAAATCGGGGTGCCGCTGATGGTCAAGGCGGCCGCAGGCGGTGGTGGACGCGGTATGCGGCTGGTTCACGATCAGGCAGAGGTGCCCAATGCGATCAAGCTGGCGCGATCGGAAGCGGAAAATGCCTTTGGCAATGGCGAGCTGATTCTGGAAAAAGCGATCATCAAACCCCGCCATGTCGAGATTCAGGTTTTTGCCGACAGTCATGGCAACACCATCCATCTGGGTGAGCGCGATTGCTCGGTCCAGCGGCGGCACCAAAAAGTCATTGAAGAAGCGCCCTGCCCAGTCATGACCGAAGAACTGCGCGCCGAAATGGGTGTTGCGGCCGTGGAAGCGGCGCGAGCAGTGGATTATCGCGGCGCGGGGACTGTGGAATTTCTGCTCGATCAATCCGGCAGTTTCTACTTTCTCGAAATGAACACGCGGCTGCAGGTTGAGCATCCTGTAACCGAGGAGATAACCGGTCTTGATCTGGTTGCCTTGCAATTGAAAGTTGCCCAAGGCGAGCCGCTGGATATTGCGCAGGATGATGTCACTCTCACCGGTCATGCCATGGAAGTACGGCTCTATGCCGAAGACCCGGCCGATGATTTTCTGCCCAGCACCGGCCATATTGATCTCTGGAAACCGTCGGCCAATGCGCGCATCGACAGCGGCATCGCTACGGGCGGCGAGGTTTCGCCCTTCTACGACAGCATGGTCGCCAAAATCATCACCCATGGTGCCACCCGTGAAGACGCCCGGCGGCAGATGGCAAAGGCACTGGCCGAGACCGCCCTGTTCGGTCCGAAAACCAACCGTGACTTCCTGATCGACGCGCTCGGCAAACAGGATTTTGCCGACGGTCAGGCAACCACCGCTTTCATTGCCGAGAATTATGGCGAAGAGGGTGTTGATCTGGGCGCGCATGATTATACGACATTTGCCATTGCCGCCGTGCTCCAGCACAAATTGCGTCAGCAGGCGGCGCATAAACTGGCGCTCAACGTCAATCCAGAAATGCTCGATTGGTCGAGCACTGCGGATCTGAAAACCGTCACCCAATATGCGAAACTGGCGGAAGCGACCGAGACGGATGGCATCATCCACGTCCATGTTCGCCAGCCCGGCCATTATCATGTGGATGGCGCAGGACAGGAAGCGCAGGTGGAGTTGCTCTCCATAACCGGAGATACAGCGAAACTGCTGGTCGACGGCCGGACGGTCGAAGCGATTTTTCATGCCGATGGTCGCCACCTGCACCTGGCCTTGCCGGACCGGTCCCTGTCGGTCACCGACATGACCGGCCTCAGCGCCATGGAGGATATGGCCGGCGGCGGCACCGTGGTTGCCCCGATGCACGGCCTATTACTTGAGATACTCGTCGAGCAGGGCGCGGCTGTGTCAAAAGGTGACAAGCTTGCAGTGCTGGAGGCGATGAAAATGCAGCATGAAATATTGGCGGAAATCGATGGGACTGTTGAAACTGTCGCCGCTGCCGCCGGAAACCAGATTGCGGCCGATGACCTGATCATGGAAATTACCGCTGATGAGGTGAGTGAAGAGGACGACGCGTAA
- a CDS encoding NAD(P)H-dependent flavin oxidoreductase has product MKNPICDMLGIEFPLVAFSHCRDVVAAVSKAGGMGVFGGVNCTPETLEEELSWIDDHVDGKPYGLDIIVPNKVEGKGEQIDVDTTLAMIPDKHKQFSKDIMARHGVDPGDLEELRREHAVGADNLRGGNAGALLEVAFRHPIKLIANALGIPPQVMTDMGREHGVPVAALIGTKEHAMSQVAAGVDILIAVGGEAGGHTGDVATMVLIPEVCNALRDIGDDTPVLAAGGIATGSQMAAAMAMGASGVWCGSVWLTTAEAETNPVVKEKMLSATSRDTVRARSRTGKPSRQLRSPWTDAWEAEEAPRPLPMPLQSLVAEPPLRSIDKLSQGDNQGAKDLATYWVGQGVGLMNQPMSTAQVVQGFKEDFIAAYERLAANLEE; this is encoded by the coding sequence ATGAAAAACCCGATTTGCGACATGCTGGGAATTGAGTTTCCTCTGGTCGCTTTCAGCCACTGCCGCGATGTGGTCGCTGCCGTTTCCAAAGCCGGTGGCATGGGGGTTTTCGGCGGTGTCAACTGCACGCCCGAAACGCTGGAAGAAGAACTGAGCTGGATTGATGATCATGTCGACGGCAAGCCCTATGGCCTGGATATCATTGTCCCCAACAAGGTCGAAGGCAAAGGTGAACAGATCGATGTCGATACCACATTGGCGATGATTCCCGACAAACATAAACAATTTTCCAAGGACATCATGGCGCGTCATGGCGTCGATCCCGGTGACCTCGAAGAGCTTCGGCGGGAACATGCAGTCGGTGCAGATAATCTGCGTGGCGGCAATGCAGGGGCCTTGCTGGAAGTTGCCTTTCGGCATCCGATCAAGCTGATCGCCAATGCGCTTGGCATTCCGCCGCAAGTCATGACCGATATGGGCCGGGAACATGGTGTGCCGGTGGCGGCACTTATCGGCACCAAGGAACATGCGATGAGCCAGGTCGCCGCTGGTGTCGATATCCTGATCGCGGTAGGCGGAGAAGCAGGCGGTCATACCGGCGATGTCGCGACGATGGTTTTGATCCCGGAAGTCTGTAATGCGTTGCGCGATATTGGTGATGATACACCGGTGCTGGCTGCGGGCGGTATCGCCACCGGATCCCAGATGGCCGCTGCCATGGCCATGGGCGCAAGCGGCGTATGGTGCGGATCGGTCTGGCTGACCACGGCAGAGGCAGAGACCAACCCGGTCGTGAAGGAAAAAATGCTCAGCGCCACGTCGCGCGATACGGTACGGGCACGCTCCCGCACCGGCAAACCATCGAGGCAATTGCGCTCTCCCTGGACCGATGCCTGGGAGGCGGAAGAAGCGCCGCGACCCCTGCCCATGCCTTTGCAATCATTGGTGGCCGAACCACCGCTCCGCTCTATCGACAAATTGAGTCAGGGCGACAATCAGGGCGCCAAAGATCTGGCAACCTATTGGGTTGGCCAAGGCGTCGGCCTGATGAACCAACCAATGTCCACCGCGCAGGTTGTCCAAGGATTCAAAGAAGATTTTATCGCCGCCTATGAAAGGCTTGCGGCGAATTTAGAGGAGTAG